The proteins below are encoded in one region of Thioalkalivibrio sp. K90mix:
- the aprA gene encoding adenylyl-sulfate reductase subunit alpha, with translation MAYKTIVEDNIDILVCGAGLGGTGAAWEARFWGQDKKVVIAEKANIDRSGAVAQGLYAINCYMGTRWGENNPEDHVRYARIDLMGMVREDLLFDMARHVDSTVHQFEEWGLPLMRDPKTGAYQREGRWQIMIHGESYKPIVAEAAKKSADTIYNRICVTHLLMDESKENRVAGAVGFNVRTGNYHVFKSKTVIVAAGGASMIFKPRSVGEGAGRVWYAPWSSGSAYGLLINAGAKMTQMENRIVLARFKDGYGPVGAYFLHLKTRTQNCNGEEYESKWWPQLQEMVGKEYLDPEASHRTHRPIPTCLRNHAFLNEVNAGRGPIHMVTMEAFQDPHLEEVGWENFLGMTVGQAVLWAATDVDPKNENPELTTSEPYVMGSHATGCGAWCSGPEDVSPPEYFWGYNRMTSVEGLFGAGDAVGGTPHAFSSGSFTEGRLAAKAACKYIDDGKADGIRVSDSQINKRKEEIYKPLEHYKIYRNEVVAGSVNPNYINPRQGLDRLQKLMDEYCGGVTVSYMTNEKLLNIGLKKMHILEEDLDKLAAEDIHELLRAWELKHRVRTAESVFHHTLFRKETRWPGYYYRGDYMKLDDKNWHHLTVSRRDPKTGEYTMEKAPCYHLVDKDEAPAEPEKAEA, from the coding sequence ATGGCCTACAAGACAATCGTCGAAGACAACATCGACATCCTGGTCTGCGGCGCCGGGCTCGGTGGCACGGGCGCCGCCTGGGAAGCCCGGTTCTGGGGCCAGGACAAGAAGGTCGTGATTGCCGAAAAGGCCAACATCGACCGCTCCGGGGCCGTGGCCCAGGGCCTGTACGCGATCAACTGCTATATGGGCACCCGCTGGGGCGAAAACAACCCCGAGGACCACGTCCGCTACGCCCGTATCGACCTGATGGGCATGGTGCGCGAGGACCTGCTGTTCGACATGGCGCGGCACGTGGACTCCACCGTGCACCAGTTCGAGGAATGGGGCCTGCCGCTGATGCGCGATCCGAAGACGGGCGCCTACCAGCGTGAAGGCCGCTGGCAGATCATGATCCACGGCGAATCCTACAAGCCGATCGTGGCCGAGGCCGCCAAGAAGTCGGCCGATACGATCTACAACCGCATCTGCGTCACCCATCTGCTGATGGACGAGTCCAAGGAGAACCGGGTGGCCGGTGCCGTGGGCTTCAACGTTCGCACCGGTAACTATCACGTCTTCAAGTCGAAGACGGTGATCGTCGCCGCCGGCGGCGCCTCGATGATCTTCAAGCCGCGTTCCGTGGGCGAAGGTGCGGGCCGTGTGTGGTACGCGCCGTGGTCTTCCGGCTCGGCCTATGGTTTGCTGATCAACGCCGGTGCCAAGATGACCCAGATGGAAAACCGCATCGTGCTGGCCCGCTTCAAGGATGGCTACGGCCCGGTCGGTGCCTACTTCCTGCATCTGAAGACCCGCACGCAGAACTGCAACGGCGAAGAGTACGAGTCCAAGTGGTGGCCACAACTGCAGGAGATGGTCGGCAAGGAGTACCTGGATCCGGAGGCCTCCCACCGAACCCATCGCCCGATCCCGACCTGCCTGCGCAACCACGCATTCCTGAACGAGGTGAATGCCGGTCGTGGCCCGATCCACATGGTCACCATGGAGGCCTTCCAGGATCCGCACCTCGAAGAGGTGGGTTGGGAGAACTTCCTGGGCATGACCGTCGGCCAGGCCGTGCTGTGGGCCGCCACTGACGTCGACCCCAAGAACGAGAACCCCGAACTGACCACCTCGGAGCCCTACGTGATGGGTTCGCACGCCACGGGTTGCGGTGCCTGGTGCTCCGGTCCGGAGGACGTCTCCCCGCCCGAATATTTCTGGGGCTACAACCGCATGACCAGCGTCGAAGGCCTGTTCGGTGCCGGCGATGCCGTGGGCGGGACGCCACATGCGTTCTCCTCCGGTTCGTTCACCGAGGGCCGCCTGGCCGCGAAGGCCGCCTGCAAGTACATCGACGATGGCAAGGCCGATGGCATCCGCGTCTCCGATTCGCAGATCAACAAGCGCAAAGAGGAGATCTACAAGCCGCTGGAACACTACAAGATCTACCGCAACGAGGTCGTGGCCGGTTCGGTCAATCCGAACTACATCAACCCGCGCCAGGGTCTTGACCGCCTGCAGAAGCTGATGGACGAATACTGTGGCGGCGTGACGGTCAGCTACATGACCAACGAAAAGCTGCTCAACATCGGCCTGAAGAAGATGCACATCCTCGAAGAGGACCTGGACAAGCTGGCGGCGGAGGACATCCACGAATTGCTGCGCGCCTGGGAGCTGAAGCACCGCGTGCGCACGGCCGAGAGTGTCTTCCACCACACGCTGTTCCGCAAGGAAACCCGCTGGCCGGGTTACTACTACCGCGGCGACTACATGAAGCTCGACGACAAGAACTGGCATCACCTGACCGTCTCTCGTCGTGACCCGAAGACGGGCGAGTACACCATGGAGAAGGCGCCGTGCTATCACCTGGTCGACAAGGACGAGGCCCCGGCCGAGCCCGAGAAGGCGGAAGCCTAG
- a CDS encoding peptidylprolyl isomerase produces MTDVIKDNKYVELNYQVIDEKSGQVLTEVEFPLGYVHGVNEVLSPKVMGELEGKAQGETIEVPIDCNALYGPRDESLVITEAIENVPEEYRKLGTAILMENDRGQTKSFLVTRLDDKTITIDGNNPLCGRQVIFKLNVLLVRDATADEIEHGGKVESGPEIDSGRAVPIE; encoded by the coding sequence ATGACAGATGTAATCAAGGACAACAAGTACGTTGAGCTGAACTATCAGGTCATCGACGAGAAATCCGGCCAGGTCCTGACCGAGGTGGAGTTCCCGCTGGGCTATGTGCACGGTGTCAATGAGGTCCTGTCACCCAAGGTAATGGGCGAGCTTGAGGGCAAGGCGCAGGGCGAAACCATCGAGGTCCCCATCGATTGCAATGCGCTGTACGGCCCGCGCGACGAGTCTCTGGTGATCACGGAAGCGATCGAAAACGTGCCAGAGGAATACCGCAAGCTCGGTACGGCGATCCTGATGGAAAACGATCGTGGCCAGACCAAGAGTTTTCTGGTCACGCGGCTCGACGACAAGACGATCACCATCGATGGCAATAACCCGCTGTGTGGTCGGCAGGTGATTTTCAAGCTGAATGTGTTGTTGGTGCGTGATGCCACTGCGGACGAAATCGAGCATGGTGGCAAGGTGGAGTCGGGCCCGGAAATCGACAGCGGACGAGCGGTGCCCATCGAGTGA